In Mycobacterium tuberculosis H37Rv, a single window of DNA contains:
- the embC gene encoding arabinosyltransferase C (EmbC (arabinosylindolylacetylinositol synthase)) codes for MATEAAPPRIAVRLPSTSVRDAGANYRIARYVAVVAGLLGAVLAIATPLLPVNQTTAQLNWPQNGTFASVEAPLIGYVATDLNITVPCQAAAGLAGSQNTGKTVLLSTVPKQAPKAVDRGLLLQRANDDLVLVVRNVPLVTAPLSQVLGPTCQRLTFTAHADRVAAEFVGLVQGPNAEHPGAPLRGERSGYDFRPQIVGVFTDLAGPAPPGLSFSASVDTRYSSSPTPLKMAAMILGVALTGAALVALHILDTADGMRHRRFLPARWWSTGGLDTLVIAVLVWWHFVGANTSDDGYILTMARVSEHAGYMANYYRWFGTPEAPFGWYYDLLALWAHVSTASIWMRLPTLAMALTCWWVISREVIPRLGHAVKTSRAAAWTAAGMFLAVWLPLDNGLRPEPIIALGILLTWCSVERAVATSRLLPVAIACIIGALTLFSGPTGIASIGALLVAIGPLRTILHRRSRRFGVLPLVAPILAAATVTAIPIFRDQTFAGEIQANLLKRAVGPSLKWFDEHIRYERLFMASPDGSIARRFAVLALVLALAVSVAMSLRKGRIPGTAAGPSRRIIGITIISFLAMMFTPTKWTHHFGVFAGLAGSLGALAAVAVTGAAMRSRRNRTVFAAVVVFVLALSFASVNGWWYVSNFGVPWSNSFPKWRWSLTTALLELTVLVLLLAAWFHFVANGDGRRTARPTRFRARLAGIVQSPLAIATWLLVLFEVVSLTQAMISQYPAWSVGRSNLQALAGKTCGLAEDVLVELDPNAGMLAPVTAPLADALGAGLSEAFTPNGIPADVTADPVMERPGDRSFLNDDGLITGSEPGTEGGTTAAPGINGSRARLPYNLDPARTPVLGSWRAGVQVPAMLRSGWYRLPTNEQRDRAPLLVVTAAGRFDSREVRLQWATDEQAAAGHHGGSMEFADVGAAPAWRNLRAPLSAIPSTATQVRLVADDQDLAPQHWIALTPPRIPRVRTLQNVVGAADPVFLDWLVGLAFPCQRPFGHQYGVDETPKWRILPDRFGAEANSPVMDHNGGGPLGITELLMRATTVASYLKDDWFRDWGALQRLTPYYPDAQPADLNLGTVTRSGLWSPAPLRRG; via the coding sequence ATGGCTACCGAAGCCGCCCCACCCCGTATCGCCGTCCGGCTACCATCTACCTCCGTGCGCGACGCGGGAGCAAACTACCGGATCGCCCGGTACGTCGCTGTGGTGGCGGGTCTGCTAGGCGCTGTGCTGGCCATCGCCACCCCACTGCTGCCGGTCAACCAGACCACCGCGCAATTGAACTGGCCCCAAAACGGCACGTTCGCCAGTGTCGAGGCACCGCTGATTGGCTACGTGGCCACCGACTTGAACATCACCGTCCCCTGCCAGGCCGCCGCCGGACTGGCCGGATCGCAGAACACCGGCAAGACGGTGTTGTTGTCAACGGTGCCCAAGCAGGCGCCTAAGGCCGTCGATCGCGGGCTGCTGCTGCAACGGGCCAACGACGACCTGGTGCTTGTGGTGCGTAATGTCCCGTTGGTCACCGCCCCGCTGAGTCAGGTGCTCGGCCCGACCTGTCAGCGGTTGACATTCACCGCGCACGCCGATCGGGTCGCCGCCGAATTCGTCGGACTGGTGCAGGGACCCAATGCTGAGCACCCCGGTGCACCGCTGCGCGGTGAGCGCAGCGGCTACGACTTCCGCCCGCAGATCGTCGGGGTGTTCACCGACCTGGCCGGGCCGGCGCCACCGGGTCTGAGCTTCTCGGCGAGCGTGGATACCCGCTACAGCAGCAGCCCCACGCCGCTGAAGATGGCCGCCATGATCCTCGGGGTAGCGCTCACCGGCGCCGCCCTGGTGGCGCTGCACATCCTGGACACCGCCGACGGCATGCGGCACCGGCGGTTCCTGCCCGCGCGCTGGTGGTCGACCGGCGGTCTGGACACCCTGGTTATCGCCGTGCTGGTGTGGTGGCATTTCGTCGGGGCCAACACCTCCGACGACGGCTACATCCTGACCATGGCCCGGGTGTCCGAGCATGCGGGCTATATGGCCAACTACTACCGCTGGTTCGGCACACCCGAGGCGCCTTTCGGCTGGTACTACGACCTGCTGGCGCTGTGGGCTCATGTCAGCACGGCCAGTATCTGGATGCGCCTACCCACCCTGGCGATGGCGCTCACCTGCTGGTGGGTAATCAGCCGTGAGGTCATTCCCCGGCTGGGGCACGCCGTCAAGACGAGCCGGGCAGCGGCGTGGACGGCGGCGGGCATGTTTCTGGCTGTCTGGCTGCCGCTGGACAACGGCCTTCGGCCCGAGCCGATCATCGCCCTGGGCATCCTGCTGACCTGGTGCTCGGTGGAGCGGGCGGTGGCCACCAGCCGGCTGCTGCCGGTGGCAATCGCCTGCATCATCGGTGCCTTGACCCTGTTCTCCGGGCCGACGGGCATCGCCTCGATCGGTGCGCTGCTGGTCGCGATCGGGCCGCTACGGACCATCCTGCACCGGCGTTCCAGGCGGTTCGGCGTGCTACCACTGGTGGCGCCGATCCTGGCCGCGGCCACCGTCACCGCGATCCCGATCTTTCGTGATCAGACCTTCGCGGGCGAGATCCAGGCCAACCTCCTCAAGCGTGCCGTAGGGCCCAGCCTGAAGTGGTTCGACGAACACATCCGCTACGAGCGGCTGTTCATGGCCAGCCCCGACGGCTCGATCGCCCGCCGCTTCGCCGTGCTGGCCTTGGTGCTGGCGCTCGCGGTATCGGTGGCAATGTCGTTACGTAAGGGCCGCATTCCAGGTACCGCTGCTGGACCGAGCCGCCGCATCATCGGCATCACGATCATTTCCTTCCTCGCGATGATGTTCACCCCGACAAAGTGGACCCATCACTTCGGGGTGTTCGCGGGGTTGGCCGGGTCGCTGGGGGCGCTTGCCGCGGTCGCGGTGACGGGCGCTGCGATGCGCTCGCGGCGGAACCGGACCGTGTTCGCCGCCGTGGTGGTCTTCGTGTTGGCCCTGTCGTTCGCCAGTGTCAACGGCTGGTGGTACGTGTCCAACTTCGGTGTGCCATGGTCGAACTCGTTTCCGAAGTGGCGATGGTCGCTTACCACCGCACTCCTCGAGCTGACGGTGCTGGTGCTGCTGCTAGCGGCATGGTTCCACTTCGTCGCCAACGGTGACGGGCGCCGAACAGCCAGGCCAACCCGGTTTAGGGCACGACTAGCCGGAATTGTCCAGTCCCCGTTGGCAATTGCCACGTGGTTGCTGGTGCTTTTCGAGGTGGTATCGCTGACCCAGGCGATGATTTCCCAGTACCCGGCGTGGTCGGTTGGCCGGTCTAACCTACAGGCTTTGGCCGGCAAGACCTGCGGGCTGGCCGAAGACGTGCTGGTGGAGCTGGATCCCAACGCAGGCATGCTGGCGCCGGTGACCGCGCCGTTGGCCGACGCCCTGGGAGCCGGCCTGTCTGAAGCCTTCACACCCAACGGCATTCCCGCCGACGTCACCGCCGACCCGGTGATGGAACGTCCAGGGGATCGCAGTTTCCTCAACGACGACGGGCTGATCACCGGCAGCGAACCCGGCACCGAAGGGGGCACCACGGCCGCACCGGGAATCAACGGCTCCCGCGCCCGGCTGCCCTACAACCTGGACCCGGCCCGTACACCGGTGCTGGGCAGCTGGCGAGCCGGCGTGCAGGTGCCCGCCATGCTGCGGTCGGGCTGGTACCGGCTGCCCACCAACGAGCAGCGGGACAGGGCGCCGCTGCTGGTGGTGACGGCGGCCGGGCGATTCGACTCCCGCGAGGTCCGGTTGCAGTGGGCCACCGACGAGCAAGCGGCCGCCGGACACCACGGTGGGTCGATGGAATTCGCCGACGTCGGTGCCGCGCCGGCCTGGCGCAACCTGCGCGCACCACTGTCCGCCATCCCGAGCACCGCCACCCAGGTCCGGTTGGTCGCCGACGACCAGGATCTGGCGCCGCAGCACTGGATCGCCCTCACACCACCGCGGATTCCGCGGGTGCGCACGCTGCAGAACGTGGTGGGCGCAGCGGATCCGGTGTTCCTGGACTGGCTGGTGGGGCTGGCATTCCCCTGCCAACGCCCGTTCGGCCACCAATACGGCGTCGACGAGACACCCAAGTGGCGGATCCTGCCGGACCGGTTCGGCGCCGAAGCCAACTCACCGGTGATGGATCACAATGGCGGTGGCCCGCTGGGCATCACCGAGCTGCTGATGCGCGCAACCACGGTGGCCAGCTACCTCAAAGACGACTGGTTTAGGGACTGGGGCGCGTTACAGCGGTTGACGCCTTACTACCCCGACGCCCAGCCCGCTGATCTGAACCTAGGAACGGTGACTCGCAGCGGGCTGTGGAGTCCGGCGCCGTTGCGCCGCGGCTAG
- the embA gene encoding arabinosyltransferase A (EmbA (arabinosylindolylacetylinositol synthase)) — MPHDGNERSHRIARLAAVVSGIAGLLLCGIVPLLPVNQTTATIFWPQGSTADGNITQITAPLVSGAPRALDISIPCSAIATLPANGGLVLSTLPAGGVDTGKAGLFVRANQDTVVVAFRDSVAAVAARSTIAAGGCSALHIWADTGGAGADFMGIPGGAGTLPPEKKPQVGGIFTDLKVGAQPGLSARVDIDTRFITTPGALKKAVMLLGVLAVLVAMVGLAALDRLSRGRTLRDWLTRYRPRVRVGFASRLADAAVIATLLLWHVIGATSSDDGYLLTVARVAPKAGYVANYYRYFGTTEAPFDWYTSVLAQLAAVSTAGVWMRLPATLAGIACWLIVSRFVLRRLGPGPGGLASNRVAVFTAGAVFLSAWLPFNNGLRPEPLIALGVLVTWVLVERSIALGRLAPAAVAIIVATLTATLAPQGLIALAPLLTGARAIAQRIRRRRATDGLLAPLAVLAAALSLITVVVFRDQTLATVAESARIKYKVGPTIAWYQDFLRYYFLTVESNVEGSMSRRFAVLVLLFCLFGVLFVLLRRGRVAGLASGPAWRLIGTTAVGLLLLTFTPTKWAVQFGAFAGLAGVLGAVTAFTFARIGLHSRRNLTLYVTALLFVLAWATSGINGWFYVGNYGVPWYDIQPVIASHPVTSMFLTLSILTGLLAAWYHFRMDYAGHTEVKDNRRNRILASTPLLVVAVIMVAGEVGSMAKAAVFRYPLYTTAKANLTALSTGLSSCAMADDVLAEPDPNAGMLQPVPGQAFGPDGPLGGISPVGFKPEGVGEDLKSDPVVSKPGLVNSDASPNKPNAAITDSAGTAGGKGPVGINGSHAALPFGLDPARTPVMGSYGENNLAATATSAWYQLPPRSPDRPLVVVSAAGAIWSYKEDGDFIYGQSLKLQWGVTGPDGRIQPLGQVFPIDIGPQPAWRNLRFPLAWAPPEADVARIVAYDPNLSPEQWFAFTPPRVPVLESLQRLIGSATPVLMDIATAANFPCQRPFSEHLGIAELPQYRILPDHKQTAASSNLWQSSSTGGPFLFTQALLRTSTIATYLRGDWYRDWGSVEQYHRLVPADQAPDAVVEEGVITVPGWGRPGPIRALP, encoded by the coding sequence GTGCCCCACGACGGTAATGAGCGATCTCACCGGATCGCACGCCTAGCAGCCGTCGTCTCGGGAATCGCGGGTCTGCTGCTGTGCGGCATCGTTCCGCTGCTTCCGGTGAACCAAACCACCGCGACCATCTTCTGGCCGCAGGGCAGCACCGCCGACGGCAACATCACCCAGATCACCGCCCCTCTGGTATCCGGGGCGCCACGCGCGCTGGACATCTCGATCCCCTGCTCGGCCATCGCCACGCTGCCCGCCAACGGCGGCCTGGTGCTGTCCACACTGCCGGCCGGTGGCGTGGATACCGGTAAGGCCGGGCTGTTCGTCCGCGCCAACCAGGACACGGTCGTCGTGGCGTTCCGCGACTCGGTGGCCGCGGTGGCGGCCCGCTCCACGATCGCAGCGGGAGGCTGTAGCGCGCTGCATATCTGGGCCGATACCGGCGGCGCGGGCGCTGATTTTATGGGTATACCCGGCGGCGCCGGGACCCTGCCGCCGGAGAAGAAGCCACAGGTTGGCGGCATCTTCACCGACCTGAAGGTCGGAGCGCAGCCCGGGCTGTCGGCCCGCGTCGACATCGACACTCGGTTTATCACGACGCCCGGCGCGCTCAAGAAGGCCGTGATGCTCCTCGGCGTGCTGGCGGTCCTGGTAGCCATGGTGGGGCTGGCCGCGCTGGACCGGCTCAGCAGGGGCCGCACCCTGCGCGACTGGCTGACCCGATATCGCCCGCGGGTGCGGGTCGGATTCGCCAGCCGGCTCGCTGACGCAGCGGTGATCGCGACCTTGTTGCTCTGGCATGTCATCGGCGCCACCTCGTCCGATGACGGCTACCTTCTGACCGTCGCCCGGGTCGCCCCGAAGGCCGGCTATGTAGCCAACTACTACCGGTATTTCGGCACGACGGAGGCGCCGTTCGACTGGTATACATCGGTGCTTGCCCAGCTGGCGGCGGTGAGCACCGCCGGCGTCTGGATGCGCCTGCCCGCCACCCTGGCCGGAATCGCCTGCTGGCTGATCGTCAGCCGTTTCGTGCTGCGGCGGCTGGGACCGGGCCCGGGCGGGCTGGCGTCCAACCGGGTCGCTGTGTTCACCGCTGGTGCGGTGTTCCTGTCCGCCTGGCTGCCGTTCAACAACGGCCTGCGTCCCGAGCCGCTGATCGCGCTGGGTGTGCTGGTCACGTGGGTGTTGGTGGAACGGTCGATCGCGCTCGGACGGCTGGCCCCGGCCGCGGTAGCCATCATCGTGGCGACGCTTACCGCGACGCTGGCACCGCAGGGGTTGATCGCGCTGGCCCCGCTGCTGACTGGTGCGCGCGCCATCGCCCAGAGGATCCGGCGCCGCCGGGCGACCGATGGACTGCTGGCGCCGCTGGCGGTGCTGGCCGCGGCGTTGTCGCTGATCACCGTGGTGGTGTTTCGGGACCAGACGCTGGCCACGGTGGCCGAATCGGCACGCATCAAGTACAAGGTCGGCCCGACCATCGCCTGGTACCAGGACTTCCTGCGCTACTACTTCCTTACCGTGGAGAGCAACGTTGAGGGGTCGATGTCCCGCCGGTTCGCGGTGCTGGTGTTGCTGTTCTGCCTGTTCGGGGTGCTGTTCGTGCTGCTGCGGCGCGGCCGGGTGGCGGGGCTGGCCAGCGGCCCGGCCTGGCGACTGATCGGCACTACGGCGGTCGGCCTGCTGCTGCTCACGTTCACGCCAACCAAGTGGGCCGTGCAGTTCGGCGCATTCGCCGGGCTGGCCGGGGTGTTGGGTGCGGTCACCGCGTTCACCTTTGCCCGCATCGGTCTACATAGTCGACGCAACCTCACGCTGTACGTGACCGCGTTGCTGTTCGTGCTGGCGTGGGCAACCTCGGGCATCAACGGGTGGTTCTACGTCGGCAACTACGGGGTGCCGTGGTATGACATCCAGCCCGTCATCGCCAGCCACCCGGTGACGTCGATGTTTCTGACGCTGTCGATCCTCACCGGATTGCTGGCAGCCTGGTATCACTTCCGGATGGACTACGCCGGGCACACCGAAGTCAAAGACAACCGGCGCAACCGCATCTTGGCCTCTACGCCACTGCTGGTGGTCGCGGTGATCATGGTCGCAGGCGAAGTCGGCTCGATGGCCAAGGCCGCGGTGTTCCGTTACCCGCTTTACACCACCGCCAAGGCCAACCTGACCGCGCTCAGCACCGGGCTGTCCAGCTGTGCGATGGCCGACGACGTGCTGGCCGAGCCCGACCCCAATGCCGGCATGCTGCAACCGGTTCCGGGCCAGGCGTTCGGACCGGACGGACCGCTGGGCGGTATCAGTCCCGTCGGCTTCAAACCCGAGGGCGTGGGCGAGGACCTCAAGTCCGACCCGGTGGTCTCCAAACCCGGGCTGGTCAACTCCGATGCGTCGCCCAACAAACCCAACGCCGCCATCACCGACTCCGCGGGCACCGCCGGAGGGAAGGGCCCGGTCGGGATCAACGGGTCGCACGCGGCGCTGCCGTTCGGATTGGACCCGGCACGTACCCCGGTGATGGGCAGCTACGGGGAGAACAACCTGGCCGCCACGGCCACCTCGGCCTGGTACCAGTTACCGCCCCGCAGCCCGGACCGGCCGCTGGTGGTGGTTTCCGCGGCCGGCGCCATCTGGTCCTACAAGGAGGACGGCGATTTCATCTACGGCCAGTCCCTGAAACTGCAGTGGGGCGTCACCGGCCCGGACGGCCGCATCCAGCCACTGGGGCAGGTATTTCCGATCGACATCGGACCGCAACCCGCGTGGCGCAATCTGCGGTTTCCGCTGGCCTGGGCGCCGCCGGAGGCCGACGTGGCGCGCATTGTCGCCTATGACCCGAACCTGAGCCCTGAGCAATGGTTCGCCTTCACCCCGCCCCGGGTTCCGGTGCTGGAATCTCTGCAGCGGTTGATCGGGTCAGCGACACCGGTGTTGATGGACATCGCGACCGCAGCCAACTTCCCCTGCCAGCGACCGTTTTCCGAGCATCTCGGCATTGCCGAGCTTCCGCAGTACCGGATCCTGCCGGACCACAAGCAGACGGCGGCGTCGTCGAACCTATGGCAGTCCAGCTCGACCGGCGGTCCGTTCCTGTTCACCCAGGCGCTGCTGCGCACCTCGACGATCGCCACGTACCTGCGTGGGGACTGGTATCGCGACTGGGGATCGGTGGAGCAGTACCACCGGCTGGTGCCGGCCGATCAGGCTCCAGACGCCGTTGTCGAGGAGGGCGTGATCACTGTGCCCGGCTGGGGTCGGCCAGGACCGATCAGGGCGCTGCCATGA
- the embB gene encoding arabinosyltransferase B (EmbB (arabinosylindolylacetylinositol synthase)), which translates to MTQCASRRKSTPNRAILGAFASARGTRWVATIAGLIGFVLSVATPLLPVVQTTAMLDWPQRGQLGSVTAPLISLTPVDFTATVPCDVVRAMPPAGGVVLGTAPKQGKDANLQALFVVVSAQRVDVTDRNVVILSVPREQVTSPQCQRIEVTSTHAGTFANFVGLKDPSGAPLRSGFPDPNLRPQIVGVFTDLTGPAPPGLAVSATIDTRFSTRPTTLKLLAIIGAIVATVVALIALWRLDQLDGRGSIAQLLLRPFRPASSPGGMRRLIPASWRTFTLTDAVVIFGFLLWHVIGANSSDDGYILGMARVADHAGYMSNYFRWFGSPEDPFGWYYNLLALMTHVSDASLWMRLPDLAAGLVCWLLLSREVLPRLGPAVEASKPAYWAAAMVLLTAWMPFNNGLRPEGIIALGSLVTYVLIERSMRYSRLTPAALAVVTAAFTLGVQPTGLIAVAALVAGGRPMLRILVRRHRLVGTLPLVSPMLAAGTVILTVVFADQTLSTVLEATRVRAKIGPSQAWYTENLRYYYLILPTVDGSLSRRFGFLITALCLFTAVFIMLRRKRIPSVARGPAWRLMGVIFGTMFFLMFTPTKWVHHFGLFAAVGAAMAALTTVLVSPSVLRWSRNRMAFLAALFFLLALCWATTNGWWYVSSYGVPFNSAMPKIDGITVSTIFFALFAIAAGYAAWLHFAPRGAGEGRLIRALTTAPVPIVAGFMAAVFVASMVAGIVRQYPTYSNGWSNVRAFVGGCGLADDVLVEPDTNAGFMKPLDGDSGSWGPLGPLGGVNPVGFTPNGVPEHTVAEAIVMKPNQPGTDYDWDAPTKLTSPGINGSTVPLPYGLDPARVPLAGTYTTGAQQQSTLVSAWYLLPKPDDGHPLVVVTAAGKIAGNSVLHGYTPGQTVVLEYAMPGPGALVPAGRMVPDDLYGEQPKAWRNLRFARAKMPADAVAVRVVAEDLSLTPEDWIAVTPPRVPDLRSLQEYVGSTQPVLLDWAVGLAFPCQQPMLHANGIAEIPKFRITPDYSAKKLDTDTWEDGTNGGLLGITDLLLRAHVMATYLSRDWARDWGSLRKFDTLVDAPPAQLELGTATRSGLWSPGKIRIGP; encoded by the coding sequence ATGACACAGTGCGCGAGCAGACGCAAAAGCACCCCAAATCGGGCGATTTTGGGGGCTTTTGCGTCTGCTCGCGGGACGCGCTGGGTGGCCACCATCGCCGGGCTGATTGGCTTTGTGTTGTCGGTGGCGACGCCGCTGCTGCCCGTCGTGCAGACCACCGCGATGCTCGACTGGCCACAGCGGGGGCAACTGGGCAGCGTGACCGCCCCGCTGATCTCGCTGACGCCGGTCGACTTTACCGCCACCGTGCCGTGCGACGTGGTGCGCGCCATGCCACCCGCGGGCGGGGTGGTGCTGGGCACCGCACCCAAGCAAGGCAAGGACGCCAATTTGCAGGCGTTGTTCGTCGTCGTCAGCGCCCAGCGCGTGGACGTCACCGACCGCAACGTGGTGATCTTGTCCGTGCCGCGCGAGCAGGTGACGTCCCCGCAGTGTCAACGCATCGAGGTCACCTCTACCCACGCCGGCACCTTCGCCAACTTCGTCGGGCTCAAGGACCCGTCGGGCGCGCCGCTGCGCAGCGGCTTCCCCGACCCCAACCTGCGCCCGCAGATTGTCGGGGTGTTCACCGACCTGACCGGGCCCGCGCCGCCCGGGCTGGCGGTCTCGGCGACCATCGACACCCGGTTCTCCACCCGGCCGACCACGCTGAAACTGCTGGCGATCATCGGGGCGATCGTGGCCACCGTCGTCGCACTGATCGCGTTGTGGCGCCTGGACCAGTTGGACGGGCGGGGCTCAATTGCCCAGCTCCTCCTCAGGCCGTTCCGGCCTGCATCGTCGCCGGGCGGCATGCGCCGGCTGATTCCGGCAAGCTGGCGCACCTTCACCCTGACCGACGCCGTGGTGATATTCGGCTTCCTGCTCTGGCATGTCATCGGCGCGAATTCGTCGGACGACGGCTACATCCTGGGCATGGCCCGAGTCGCCGACCACGCCGGCTACATGTCCAACTATTTCCGCTGGTTCGGCAGCCCGGAGGATCCCTTCGGCTGGTATTACAACCTGCTGGCGCTGATGACCCATGTCAGCGACGCCAGTCTGTGGATGCGCCTGCCAGACCTGGCCGCCGGGCTAGTGTGCTGGCTGCTGCTGTCGCGTGAGGTGCTGCCCCGCCTCGGGCCGGCGGTGGAGGCCAGCAAACCCGCCTACTGGGCGGCGGCCATGGTCTTGCTGACCGCGTGGATGCCGTTCAACAACGGCCTGCGGCCGGAGGGCATCATCGCGCTCGGCTCGCTGGTCACCTATGTGCTGATCGAGCGGTCCATGCGGTACAGCCGGCTCACACCGGCGGCGCTGGCCGTCGTTACCGCCGCATTCACACTGGGTGTGCAGCCCACCGGCCTGATCGCGGTGGCCGCGCTGGTGGCCGGCGGCCGCCCGATGCTGCGGATCTTGGTGCGCCGTCATCGCCTGGTCGGCACGTTGCCGTTGGTGTCGCCGATGCTGGCCGCCGGCACCGTCATCCTGACCGTGGTGTTCGCCGACCAGACCCTGTCAACGGTGTTGGAAGCCACCAGGGTTCGCGCCAAAATCGGGCCGAGCCAGGCGTGGTATACCGAGAACCTGCGTTACTACTACCTCATCCTGCCCACCGTCGACGGTTCGCTGTCGCGGCGCTTCGGCTTTTTGATCACCGCGCTATGCCTGTTCACCGCGGTGTTCATCATGTTGCGGCGCAAGCGAATTCCCAGCGTGGCCCGCGGACCGGCGTGGCGGCTGATGGGCGTCATCTTCGGCACCATGTTCTTCCTGATGTTCACGCCCACCAAGTGGGTGCACCACTTCGGGCTGTTCGCCGCCGTAGGGGCGGCGATGGCCGCGCTGACGACGGTGTTGGTATCCCCATCGGTGCTGCGCTGGTCGCGCAACCGGATGGCGTTCCTGGCGGCGTTATTCTTCCTGCTGGCGTTGTGTTGGGCCACCACCAACGGCTGGTGGTATGTCTCCAGCTACGGTGTGCCGTTCAACAGCGCGATGCCGAAGATCGACGGGATCACAGTCAGCACAATCTTTTTCGCCCTGTTTGCGATCGCCGCCGGCTATGCGGCCTGGCTGCACTTCGCGCCCCGCGGCGCCGGCGAAGGGCGGCTGATCCGCGCGCTGACGACAGCCCCGGTACCGATCGTGGCCGGTTTCATGGCGGCGGTGTTCGTCGCGTCCATGGTGGCCGGGATCGTGCGACAGTACCCGACCTACTCCAACGGCTGGTCCAACGTGCGGGCGTTTGTCGGCGGCTGCGGACTGGCCGACGACGTACTCGTCGAGCCTGATACCAATGCGGGTTTCATGAAGCCGCTGGACGGCGATTCGGGTTCTTGGGGCCCCTTGGGCCCGCTGGGTGGAGTCAACCCGGTCGGCTTCACGCCCAACGGCGTACCGGAACACACGGTGGCCGAGGCGATCGTGATGAAACCCAACCAGCCCGGCACCGACTACGACTGGGATGCGCCGACCAAGCTGACGAGTCCTGGCATCAATGGTTCTACGGTGCCGCTGCCCTATGGGCTCGATCCCGCCCGGGTACCGTTGGCAGGCACCTACACCACCGGCGCACAGCAACAGAGCACACTCGTCTCGGCGTGGTATCTCCTGCCTAAGCCGGACGACGGGCATCCGCTGGTCGTGGTGACCGCCGCGGGCAAGATCGCCGGCAACAGCGTGCTGCACGGGTACACCCCCGGGCAGACTGTGGTGCTCGAATACGCCATGCCGGGACCCGGAGCGCTGGTACCCGCCGGGCGGATGGTGCCCGACGACCTATACGGAGAGCAGCCCAAGGCGTGGCGCAACCTGCGCTTCGCCCGAGCAAAGATGCCCGCCGATGCCGTCGCGGTCCGGGTGGTGGCCGAGGATCTGTCGCTGACACCGGAGGACTGGATCGCGGTGACCCCGCCGCGGGTACCGGACCTGCGCTCACTGCAGGAATATGTGGGCTCGACGCAGCCGGTGCTGCTGGACTGGGCGGTCGGTTTGGCCTTCCCGTGCCAGCAGCCGATGCTGCACGCCAATGGCATCGCCGAAATCCCGAAGTTCCGCATCACACCGGACTACTCGGCTAAGAAGCTGGACACCGACACGTGGGAAGACGGCACTAACGGCGGCCTGCTCGGGATCACCGACCTGTTGCTGCGGGCCCACGTCATGGCCACCTACCTGTCCCGCGACTGGGCCCGCGATTGGGGTTCCCTGCGCAAGTTCGACACCCTGGTCGATGCCCCTCCCGCCCAGCTCGAGTTGGGCACCGCGACCCGCAGCGGCCTGTGGTCACCGGGCAAGATCCGAATTGGTCCATAG